In Treponema primitia ZAS-2, a genomic segment contains:
- a CDS encoding GLUG motif-containing protein, which produces MKTKQIAQWRLPTKVGAPFPKWCQAPFLALLMLGVAGCGNPILRDAFNTEEKPGTPGPVADTTPPALPGGRAAGQASAAGTTATVKFSADEGGTFYYLVLPAADNAPTAAEIQAGGASGGSGPAQAGINTILLDGLTPGIGYTVYILVADAAGNLSAVLGVPVSPRHTGADPAKDRAELNEAALITAGEITLAAPRAGGGSAQVGISFGEDGIITIVIDGVVTEYPYTISGDTIIVSGGGPAGGSGGGDAVLGFVIGDDGTLTLNGLDTLADGDLAPGAVVSEPNPLLTPPPAVPPPADPPPAETAALTAAITAAETLIAGTATGEEAAAVPLDVHYVTGAEKAAYQAAIDAARAARDDGAATAAQLDQAALDLATATGVFTAAAAAKTGTKPGPAPILGVAAVSFAGADYGYARPGAQPITITNTGTGAATISALTLSGDGKAAFALGGSGDTVAAGGSIATRTVQPEAGLGVGSYTAIITVSYDNGLTAAAQVSFAVSPAPITAPSVTALPTPAPGALPAEAVALATGSAGSADPRYAVTGIVWERHTGTGADDWATVATGAAFVPKAAYRAAITLQAAGGYKFASGATAAVTGPGGASLPGATVGGGTIGGGDTAGNTLTFTVSFPATLGGTAAVTDPTGWETPAPHRFGITKSTDPDWVSPGWVSAVGTLTLSLTGGSPGDYTAFQWTVNGKDEADEAAQTYSFTGAGRNPGTYTVGVRAKAADGHWYENRVEVEVIGAKLALEGGYDGAITVEVQGGLLKSITLATGSKILIGRKADELVTLSLNSEGNLQFRAVDADGNVPIGSYAEFQLIRTTRLGTDHSGVTYKQEADLDLMGAPAQQWTAIGSYSARFTGTFDGGGWAIRNLYINSDGDQGLFGIVGGTVQNVHIASGSVTGGSSAGGVAAYNDGTITACSNNATVTGSYDAGGVAARNYSTITNCSNSGDVSTSGSSNGSTGGVVGYNGDGTITNCYNTGDVSGNGIGTECGTGGVMGYNSGDIIACYNTGTVSGGDYSNTGGVMGYNSGDIIACYNTGTVSGGGESSFTGGVVGLARGTITACYNTGAVIKTGSSGTFGGVAGVNMLGTITACYWTDVAGDAASVGVGSSNGSTDTTTKFSDAWPTTGTHTQWGTAAANPGTSGQYWKNLGAWNTGGPSTVYPKLYWEED; this is translated from the coding sequence ATGAAAACGAAACAAATCGCACAATGGCGTCTGCCGACCAAGGTCGGGGCGCCTTTTCCCAAATGGTGCCAGGCACCTTTTCTGGCGCTGTTGATGCTCGGTGTGGCCGGGTGCGGGAACCCTATCCTGCGGGATGCCTTTAATACTGAAGAGAAACCGGGGACCCCGGGGCCGGTGGCGGACACTACGCCCCCCGCTTTGCCCGGGGGCCGGGCGGCGGGCCAGGCCAGCGCGGCGGGAACTACCGCAACGGTCAAATTCAGCGCCGACGAGGGGGGGACTTTCTACTACCTGGTACTCCCCGCAGCTGATAACGCACCTACAGCGGCGGAGATACAGGCCGGCGGCGCCAGCGGCGGGAGTGGCCCGGCGCAGGCGGGGATAAACACCATCCTCCTGGATGGGCTTACGCCGGGGATCGGTTACACGGTGTATATCCTGGTGGCGGACGCGGCGGGGAACCTTTCGGCGGTGCTGGGTGTCCCGGTTAGCCCCCGGCATACCGGCGCCGACCCCGCAAAGGACCGGGCTGAACTGAACGAGGCGGCCCTGATAACGGCGGGGGAAATCACCCTTGCGGCGCCCAGGGCCGGCGGCGGGAGCGCCCAGGTCGGCATAAGCTTTGGCGAGGACGGCATAATCACCATTGTCATTGACGGGGTTGTAACGGAATACCCGTATACGATTAGCGGGGATACCATCATCGTGAGCGGCGGCGGCCCTGCCGGCGGAAGCGGCGGCGGGGATGCGGTACTGGGGTTTGTTATCGGCGATGATGGGACCCTTACACTGAATGGCCTGGACACGCTTGCCGATGGGGACTTGGCTCCCGGCGCGGTGGTTTCGGAACCCAACCCGCTGCTGACACCGCCCCCGGCGGTCCCCCCGCCTGCGGACCCGCCCCCGGCGGAAACCGCGGCCCTTACCGCGGCCATCACCGCTGCGGAAACCCTGATCGCCGGCACGGCGACCGGGGAGGAAGCGGCGGCGGTCCCCCTGGATGTTCACTATGTTACCGGCGCGGAGAAGGCGGCGTACCAGGCGGCCATTGACGCGGCGCGGGCGGCGCGGGACGACGGGGCGGCGACAGCGGCCCAGCTTGACCAGGCGGCGCTGGACCTGGCAACGGCGACCGGCGTGTTTACCGCCGCCGCTGCGGCCAAGACCGGGACCAAACCCGGCCCCGCCCCCATCCTGGGGGTGGCGGCGGTCAGCTTCGCCGGGGCGGACTATGGGTATGCGCGGCCTGGGGCCCAGCCTATTACCATTACCAATACCGGCACCGGGGCGGCGACTATCAGCGCCCTTACCCTGAGCGGCGACGGGAAGGCCGCCTTTGCGCTGGGCGGCAGCGGGGACACCGTGGCGGCGGGGGGCAGCATTGCCACCCGGACCGTGCAGCCTGAGGCGGGCCTTGGGGTGGGGAGCTATACGGCGATCATCACCGTGAGCTATGACAACGGGCTTACGGCGGCGGCGCAGGTATCCTTCGCCGTCTCCCCCGCCCCCATCACCGCCCCCTCGGTCACCGCCCTGCCCACCCCCGCCCCCGGCGCCCTCCCGGCGGAAGCCGTCGCCCTGGCCACCGGCAGCGCCGGCAGCGCCGACCCCCGCTACGCCGTGACCGGCATCGTCTGGGAGCGGCACACCGGGACCGGCGCCGATGACTGGGCCACCGTCGCCACCGGCGCCGCCTTCGTCCCCAAGGCCGCCTACCGGGCGGCCATCACCCTGCAGGCCGCCGGCGGCTACAAGTTCGCAAGCGGCGCCACCGCCGCCGTGACCGGCCCCGGCGGCGCTTCCCTCCCCGGCGCCACCGTGGGCGGCGGGACCATAGGCGGCGGCGACACCGCCGGGAACACCCTCACCTTCACCGTCAGCTTCCCGGCAACCTTAGGCGGCACGGCGGCCGTCACCGATCCCACCGGCTGGGAAACCCCGGCGCCCCACCGCTTCGGCATCACCAAAAGCACCGACCCCGACTGGGTAAGCCCCGGCTGGGTAAGCGCCGTCGGGACCCTCACCCTCAGCCTGACCGGGGGGAGCCCCGGGGACTACACCGCCTTCCAGTGGACGGTGAACGGGAAGGACGAGGCAGACGAGGCGGCACAGACCTACAGCTTCACCGGCGCAGGCCGGAACCCGGGGACCTACACCGTGGGCGTGCGGGCCAAAGCAGCAGACGGCCACTGGTACGAGAACCGGGTCGAAGTCGAAGTCATCGGGGCAAAGCTGGCCCTAGAGGGCGGCTATGACGGAGCCATCACCGTTGAGGTGCAGGGCGGCCTCCTCAAAAGCATCACCCTCGCCACCGGCAGCAAAATCCTCATCGGCCGCAAGGCGGATGAGCTGGTTACCCTGAGCCTGAACAGCGAAGGCAATCTCCAGTTCCGGGCCGTCGATGCTGATGGCAATGTCCCCATAGGCAGCTATGCGGAGTTCCAGTTGATTAGGACGACCCGGCTTGGCACCGACCATAGCGGCGTCACCTACAAGCAGGAAGCGGACCTGGACCTGATGGGCGCCCCAGCACAGCAATGGACGGCGATAGGCAGCTACAGCGCCCGATTTACCGGGACCTTCGACGGCGGCGGCTGGGCTATCAGGAACCTGTATATAAACAGCGACGGCGACCAGGGCCTGTTCGGCATCGTGGGCGGCACGGTGCAGAATGTGCATATAGCGAGCGGTTCCGTTACCGGCGGCAGCTCTGCCGGCGGCGTGGCGGCGTACAACGACGGCACCATCACCGCCTGCTCCAACAACGCCACCGTTACCGGCAGCTACGACGCCGGCGGCGTGGCGGCGAGGAACTACAGCACCATCACCAACTGCTCCAACAGCGGCGACGTTTCCACCAGCGGCAGCAGCAACGGCAGCACCGGCGGCGTGGTGGGGTACAACGGCGACGGCACCATCACCAACTGTTACAACACCGGCGACGTTTCCGGCAACGGCATCGGCACCGAGTGCGGCACCGGCGGCGTGATGGGGTACAACAGCGGCGACATCATCGCCTGCTACAACACCGGGACCGTTTCCGGCGGCGACTACAGCAACACCGGCGGCGTGATGGGGTACAACAGCGGCGACATCATCGCCTGCTACAACACCGGGACCGTTTCCGGCGGCGGCGAAAGCAGCTTCACCGGCGGCGTGGTAGGCCTCGCCAGAGGCACCATCACCGCCTGCTACAACACCGGGGCCGTTATCAAAACCGGAAGCTCCGGCACATTCGGCGGCGTGGCGGGGGTCAACATGCTCGGCACCATCACCGCCTGCTACTGGACCGATGTGGCAGGCGATGCTGCTAGCGTAGGCGTTGGCAGCAGCAACGGCAGCACTGACACCACCACGAAGTTCAGCGACGCATGGCCCACCACCGGCACCCACACCCAATGGGGCACCGCCGCCGCCAACCCCGGCACCAGCGGCCAAT
- a CDS encoding REP-associated tyrosine transposase yields MRKKRGFVGGAVYHVTSRTNDKKRLFGDRLGKKILLVTLRNAKDRFGFRLFNFCIMPNHIHLLIQPGDGGDLSRIMHWVKTNSSKWYNGVRGSSGHVWGNRYFARVVRSPEDYFTVMGYIDRNPVKAGLAYAVGVWEVSGAFHILHGRKELVDYDEFTEWAYARERLLLPDLRYGSGSYRDAARQKRCLAPLGVGLPICR; encoded by the coding sequence ATGCGGAAGAAGCGGGGGTTTGTTGGGGGGGCGGTTTATCATGTTACGTCTCGGACTAATGATAAAAAGCGGCTGTTTGGGGATAGGCTGGGGAAGAAGATTTTGCTGGTGACTTTGCGGAATGCTAAGGATAGGTTTGGGTTTAGGCTGTTTAATTTCTGCATTATGCCGAACCATATCCATTTGCTGATTCAGCCGGGGGATGGGGGGGACCTTTCTCGGATTATGCACTGGGTTAAGACTAATTCGTCCAAGTGGTACAACGGGGTTAGGGGTTCGTCGGGGCATGTGTGGGGGAACCGGTACTTTGCCAGGGTTGTCAGGTCGCCGGAGGATTATTTTACGGTGATGGGGTATATCGACCGGAATCCGGTGAAGGCGGGGCTGGCTTATGCTGTGGGGGTCTGGGAGGTGTCGGGGGCATTCCATATCCTGCATGGGCGTAAGGAGCTGGTGGACTATGATGAGTTTACCGAATGGGCCTATGCGCGGGAGCGGTTGCTGCTGCCAGACTTGCGCTATGGGAGTGGGTCCTACCGGGATGCCGCTAGACAAAAAAGGTGCCTGGCACCTTTGGGGGTTGGGCTGCCGATATGCCGCTAG
- the dctP gene encoding TRAP transporter substrate-binding protein DctP encodes MKKSWYIAVLCFICLCMVNPASAFAQRKITIKLASLVPESTPWGAALNQMAAEWAAATNGEVDLRIYHNGTAGGEADVLRKLKMNQIQAAILTTFGLNAITPGIMTLSCPFLIRDNTELDLVLNELKPELEKGINDKGFYFLAWSKVGWVKFFSKSPVFTPNDLKRQKLGTSDTEPALMDAFKAMGYQMVPVAMNQVLVYLNGGMIDAVYQSPVNVGGLQIFGLAKNMASINIAPFLGGIVMNQAAWRSIPDRYKPELIRIAKKMEADLDSSIQALEAGVIETMRQYGLVINQLTPAQEQLWYDDVNRVIPSLFGTTLDRATYGRIEAILQTRRTGQ; translated from the coding sequence ATGAAAAAATCTTGGTATATAGCGGTACTTTGTTTTATTTGCCTTTGTATGGTTAACCCCGCTTCTGCCTTTGCGCAGCGTAAAATCACCATTAAACTGGCATCCCTGGTTCCCGAGAGTACCCCCTGGGGCGCGGCCTTGAACCAGATGGCGGCGGAATGGGCGGCGGCTACCAATGGCGAAGTGGACTTGAGGATATACCACAACGGTACTGCGGGGGGTGAAGCGGATGTGCTTCGGAAACTCAAAATGAACCAAATCCAGGCGGCGATCTTAACCACCTTTGGGCTCAATGCCATCACCCCGGGAATTATGACCCTAAGCTGTCCCTTCCTTATCAGGGATAATACGGAACTGGATCTGGTATTGAATGAGTTGAAGCCCGAACTGGAAAAAGGGATCAACGACAAGGGGTTTTATTTCCTGGCCTGGTCAAAGGTGGGATGGGTTAAGTTTTTTTCCAAGTCCCCGGTTTTTACTCCCAACGATCTGAAACGGCAGAAACTGGGTACAAGCGACACCGAACCGGCCCTAATGGATGCATTCAAGGCTATGGGCTATCAGATGGTCCCGGTGGCCATGAATCAGGTGCTGGTATACCTCAACGGCGGGATGATAGACGCGGTGTACCAAAGCCCGGTCAATGTGGGGGGCCTGCAAATATTCGGTCTGGCAAAGAACATGGCGAGTATCAATATCGCCCCCTTCTTGGGGGGTATCGTCATGAATCAGGCGGCCTGGCGGTCCATCCCGGACCGGTATAAACCGGAACTTATCCGGATTGCCAAGAAAATGGAGGCCGACCTGGATTCCTCCATTCAGGCCCTTGAGGCGGGTGTCATTGAGACTATGCGCCAGTACGGGCTGGTGATCAACCAGCTTACCCCGGCCCAGGAACAGCTCTGGTATGATGATGTAAACCGGGTTATTCCATCACTCTTTGGTACGACCCTTGACCGGGCAACCTATGGAAGGATTGAAGCGATCCTCCAAACCCGCAGGACGGGACAATGA
- a CDS encoding TRAP transporter large permease subunit, with the protein MMKKKAELLWTIEQALCYFSLICLAFIPAAEAFLRVFFHSRFPASPGLIAHLLLVLGLLSGMNTTKNGEHLSIGLVQYFHNEKIKDRIIAGTGLLSTFIVTIFAWCSVSFIKIGLSPWQIIGFIPDQIFALVMPIGYGVMVFRFARMTPLKGKLRLLSVLAILLGTLCSLPVIFKLIWSFDLPDFAYTINEGFANLALSLRAPVFILLILAALAGTPLFVVIGGLALILIQSSWGEIDVVSNQVYTALTQNNMVAIPLFTLAGFILSESRAGERLVHTFQSLFGWLPGGLIIATVIICAFFTSFTGASGVTILALGGILHTVLSGSPGSPLEKGKYSSQFSIGLLTASGSIGLLFPPSLAIFLVGATTRTNTIHLFLGGLIPGLILVLATVIFGIVISVKTKIPVEPFSLKKAGRALKNSLLEILLPFLLIIGYFSGILSLVEIGAAAAIYLFVAEVFVYRDIELAGIVQVFKKAIPIIGGILSILALSQALSYYIVDTQAPYYFAQWMEKAITSKYVFLLVLNLALLVVGCLVDIFSAILIVLPLIMPLGEVYGIAPVHLGIIFLINMEAGFITPPVGLNLFLASYRFRKPFLETSRNVMPFLIIQLAVVFIVTYFPLLTTYLTRLY; encoded by the coding sequence ATGATGAAGAAAAAAGCGGAACTCCTATGGACCATTGAACAGGCCCTTTGTTATTTCTCTTTGATTTGCCTTGCCTTCATACCTGCCGCAGAGGCCTTTCTCCGGGTTTTTTTCCATTCGCGGTTTCCCGCTTCCCCGGGGCTTATTGCCCATCTCCTGCTGGTCCTGGGGCTCCTTTCCGGGATGAACACTACGAAAAACGGGGAACATCTTTCTATAGGGCTGGTCCAATATTTTCATAATGAAAAAATCAAGGACCGGATTATTGCGGGCACGGGTTTACTGTCCACGTTTATTGTTACCATCTTCGCCTGGTGTTCCGTTTCTTTCATCAAAATCGGCCTTTCCCCCTGGCAAATCATTGGGTTTATCCCGGACCAGATTTTTGCCCTGGTGATGCCCATAGGTTATGGGGTGATGGTTTTCCGCTTTGCCCGGATGACGCCCCTGAAAGGAAAACTGAGGCTCCTCTCCGTTTTGGCTATACTTCTGGGGACCCTTTGTTCCCTGCCAGTGATTTTCAAACTGATATGGAGTTTTGATCTCCCGGACTTTGCCTATACTATAAACGAGGGCTTTGCGAATCTGGCCTTGTCTTTGCGGGCGCCGGTGTTCATCCTGCTGATCCTCGCCGCACTTGCGGGGACGCCCTTGTTTGTGGTCATCGGCGGCCTGGCGCTCATCCTGATCCAGAGTTCCTGGGGGGAGATTGATGTTGTTTCAAACCAGGTGTATACCGCGCTGACACAAAACAACATGGTTGCCATTCCCCTCTTTACCCTTGCAGGCTTCATCCTTTCGGAAAGCCGGGCGGGGGAACGGCTGGTCCATACCTTTCAAAGCCTCTTCGGCTGGCTGCCCGGGGGCTTGATTATCGCCACGGTGATCATCTGCGCCTTCTTCACCTCCTTTACCGGCGCTTCCGGGGTAACGATCCTCGCCCTGGGGGGTATTCTCCACACGGTGCTTTCCGGTTCTCCCGGTTCCCCCTTAGAGAAGGGAAAGTATTCCTCGCAATTTTCTATCGGCCTCTTAACAGCTTCCGGCAGTATCGGCCTCCTTTTTCCCCCGAGCCTTGCCATATTTCTTGTAGGGGCCACCACCCGGACCAACACGATCCACCTCTTTCTTGGGGGGCTGATTCCCGGCCTGATCCTGGTTTTGGCTACCGTGATTTTTGGTATTGTCATTTCGGTAAAAACGAAAATTCCCGTGGAACCCTTTAGCCTGAAAAAGGCGGGCCGGGCGCTGAAAAATTCACTGTTAGAAATACTGCTGCCCTTTCTGTTAATCATCGGCTACTTTTCCGGAATTCTGTCTCTGGTAGAAATCGGGGCAGCGGCGGCGATCTATCTTTTTGTGGCGGAGGTTTTTGTGTACCGGGATATTGAGCTTGCCGGGATTGTCCAGGTTTTCAAAAAAGCAATACCCATCATCGGCGGTATACTCTCGATTCTCGCCCTATCCCAGGCTCTGTCCTACTATATCGTTGATACCCAGGCGCCTTATTACTTTGCCCAATGGATGGAGAAGGCCATTACGTCAAAATATGTTTTCCTCCTGGTGCTTAACCTGGCTCTATTGGTGGTCGGCTGCCTGGTGGATATTTTCTCCGCCATACTGATCGTATTGCCCCTGATTATGCCCCTGGGCGAGGTCTACGGCATTGCTCCGGTCCACTTGGGGATTATCTTCCTGATCAACATGGAAGCGGGCTTCATTACCCCGCCGGTTGGGCTCAACCTGTTCCTTGCCAGCTACCGTTTCAGAAAGCCCTTCCTTGAGACCTCCCGGAATGTGATGCCCTTCCTGATTATCCAGTTGGCGGTGGTGTTCATCGTAACCTACTTCCCCCTTCTTACCACCTATCTTACGAGACTATACTAA
- a CDS encoding lysophospholipid acyltransferase family protein, whose amino-acid sequence MKPKPNQGPYVPQVGIEYPANPDEHLLQAPKLVEINLDEHYPFLDKSLGFRLWSALIYLGIFVLVFFISPIRFGLRIEGRRILKKNRKLFKNGAMTVSNHVLRWDFLHVLQAVRYRRLYFPAWKENIAGPDRNLIRAVGGIPVPTDIHTIKYFNMAFDELHRRKKWLHAFPESSNWHYYQPIRPFKKGVFAMAYKYNLPCIPMAFSYREPKGLFKLFKKNYPFITLRIGEPIMPDLSLPRKEAVNILREQCHRKIVELAGIREGENPYPCEGD is encoded by the coding sequence ATGAAACCTAAACCAAACCAGGGGCCCTACGTTCCGCAAGTGGGGATTGAATACCCCGCAAACCCCGATGAGCATCTGCTCCAGGCGCCCAAACTGGTGGAGATAAACTTAGACGAGCATTATCCCTTTCTTGATAAATCCCTGGGTTTCAGGTTATGGAGCGCCCTTATCTATCTGGGAATTTTTGTTCTGGTCTTTTTTATCAGTCCCATTCGCTTTGGCCTGCGGATTGAAGGCCGCCGTATCCTGAAAAAGAACCGGAAGCTGTTCAAAAACGGGGCTATGACTGTATCGAACCATGTATTACGCTGGGATTTTCTCCATGTGCTCCAGGCGGTTCGGTACAGGCGGCTCTATTTTCCCGCATGGAAAGAGAATATCGCCGGTCCGGACCGGAATTTAATCCGCGCCGTGGGGGGTATTCCGGTTCCCACGGATATTCATACGATAAAATACTTCAACATGGCCTTTGATGAACTTCACCGGCGTAAAAAATGGCTGCACGCTTTTCCCGAAAGCAGCAATTGGCACTACTATCAGCCTATCCGTCCTTTTAAGAAGGGGGTGTTCGCCATGGCCTATAAATACAATTTACCCTGTATCCCCATGGCGTTTTCCTACCGGGAACCCAAGGGCCTGTTCAAGCTATTCAAGAAGAACTATCCCTTTATTACCCTGCGTATCGGGGAGCCGATTATGCCGGATCTGAGCTTGCCCCGTAAAGAGGCGGTAAATATTCTGCGCGAACAATGTCACAGAAAAATTGTGGAATTGGCAGGTATCCGGGAAGGGGAAAATCCCTATCCCTGCGAAGGGGACTGA
- a CDS encoding HAD family hydrolase: MFDLDGTLYDSSHIGARLIFSRPLEAGLLFAERKTRKSLVGADYGQAEAYYREYFSRLSHTAHKPEDLLRAWYFDSFMPGMCQVLKKYYCPRPGLSELFEKLTRKSRKFAVYSDYPLVAERLRALGLNTEDCGLLYGPENFGAQKPAARPFLSIAEAMGISPGEILVVGDREDTDGAGAAAAGMGFIRIKTDKDWELFQSPSQG, translated from the coding sequence ATCTTCGATCTTGATGGGACCCTGTACGATTCCAGTCATATCGGTGCGCGGCTTATTTTTTCCCGCCCCTTAGAAGCGGGTCTCCTTTTTGCGGAACGTAAAACACGGAAATCCTTAGTCGGCGCCGATTACGGACAGGCGGAAGCCTATTACCGGGAGTATTTTTCCCGCCTGTCCCATACGGCCCATAAACCGGAAGATCTTCTCCGTGCCTGGTATTTTGATTCCTTTATGCCCGGGATGTGTCAGGTGCTGAAAAAGTATTACTGCCCTCGCCCGGGTCTCAGCGAACTATTTGAAAAGCTCACCCGCAAATCTCGTAAGTTTGCCGTCTATTCCGACTATCCTCTGGTCGCCGAACGCCTACGGGCTCTGGGCCTAAACACGGAAGACTGCGGCCTGCTATACGGTCCCGAAAACTTTGGCGCCCAGAAGCCCGCGGCTCGGCCTTTTTTGTCCATCGCAGAAGCCATGGGTATTTCCCCCGGGGAAATCCTGGTTGTCGGAGACCGGGAAGACACCGATGGTGCGGGAGCAGCCGCTGCGGGCATGGGCTTTATCAGGATAAAAACCGATAAGGACTGGGAGCTGTTTCAGTCCCCTTCGCAGGGATAG
- a CDS encoding GH3 auxin-responsive promoter family protein: MAIKKVKGWWLIRLALTIVGKKGIGELMKSSKNAIKAQEQTLRGFLTAAKDTVYGKEHRFDTILEASGAQDLFERYRKQVPINDYENFRPYIERHKLGEADVLLPGKPKMYATTSGTTKEPKWVPITEQYYQEVYKVMNQLWFYAMIMNKPKVFYGKMLSIVGKAIEGAAPDGTVYGSISGISQRDMPNFMKALHIAPADIFSIPDYKARYYALMRFGIEQDCTSIVTANPSTLVEMQSNANEFYDEYVVDIEQGTLSRKFPIPDEIRTVLEACLKPNPERAAELRQLKVRYGSVLPKHYWPNMQVVNVWFCGNTHVFFEKVRDSFPETCVFHEFGYFATECRPGIVLKSNTQDTVIFGHKVYLEFIHESELESENPHIYQMYEVKRGERYCMIVTTSAGLYRYNMNDLVEITGFINQFPTLKLIQKVNGTVNITGEKLHERQFIEAVHAAERDTGNRVAFFVGFADITKPTYRFYYEFVNADINQEKAESFTRVLDGYLKQYNIEYEAKRSSDRLKHPETALLVNESFEKFKSTCIDKGYRDGQFKVNLLMQDEKRHALFKELVR; this comes from the coding sequence ATGGCTATAAAAAAAGTTAAGGGCTGGTGGTTGATCCGTTTGGCCTTAACTATCGTTGGCAAAAAGGGCATCGGAGAGCTTATGAAGTCTTCTAAAAATGCCATAAAAGCCCAGGAACAGACCCTGCGGGGTTTCCTTACCGCGGCAAAAGATACAGTTTACGGCAAGGAACACCGTTTTGATACGATTCTTGAAGCGTCCGGCGCCCAGGATCTGTTTGAACGGTACCGAAAACAGGTCCCCATCAACGACTATGAAAACTTCAGGCCCTATATTGAGCGGCACAAGCTGGGGGAAGCGGATGTCCTGCTTCCCGGCAAGCCGAAGATGTATGCCACCACCAGCGGCACCACCAAAGAGCCAAAATGGGTACCCATCACCGAACAGTACTATCAAGAGGTATACAAGGTGATGAATCAGCTCTGGTTTTATGCCATGATCATGAACAAGCCCAAGGTGTTTTACGGGAAAATGCTTTCCATAGTCGGCAAGGCCATAGAAGGGGCGGCCCCGGACGGAACGGTATACGGTTCCATTTCAGGGATCTCCCAGCGGGATATGCCCAACTTTATGAAGGCGCTTCATATCGCGCCGGCGGATATTTTCAGCATCCCCGATTACAAGGCCCGGTATTACGCGCTTATGCGCTTTGGTATTGAGCAGGACTGTACCTCAATCGTCACCGCTAATCCCAGTACCCTGGTAGAAATGCAGAGCAACGCCAATGAATTTTACGATGAATACGTGGTGGATATTGAACAGGGAACCCTGAGCCGGAAATTCCCCATCCCCGATGAAATCCGTACAGTTCTGGAAGCATGTCTAAAACCGAACCCGGAGCGGGCAGCGGAACTGCGGCAATTAAAGGTGCGGTACGGGAGTGTGTTACCCAAGCATTACTGGCCTAATATGCAGGTGGTCAATGTCTGGTTTTGCGGTAACACCCATGTATTTTTTGAGAAAGTACGGGATTCCTTCCCCGAAACCTGCGTATTCCATGAATTCGGCTACTTTGCCACCGAATGCCGTCCCGGTATCGTGCTGAAAAGCAATACCCAGGATACGGTTATCTTTGGGCATAAGGTATACCTTGAATTTATCCATGAGTCGGAGCTGGAAAGCGAAAACCCCCATATCTACCAGATGTACGAAGTGAAAAGGGGCGAACGGTACTGTATGATCGTTACCACCTCCGCGGGTCTCTACCGGTATAATATGAACGATCTGGTGGAAATCACCGGTTTTATTAATCAATTCCCTACACTAAAACTGATCCAAAAAGTGAACGGTACGGTAAACATTACCGGCGAAAAACTCCACGAACGGCAGTTTATCGAAGCGGTACATGCGGCGGAGCGGGATACAGGTAACCGGGTGGCTTTCTTTGTGGGCTTTGCCGACATTACCAAGCCGACCTACCGGTTTTACTACGAATTTGTCAATGCCGATATTAATCAGGAAAAGGCCGAAAGCTTTACCCGGGTTCTTGACGGGTACCTGAAACAGTACAACATCGAATACGAAGCAAAGCGTTCATCGGATCGCCTCAAGCATCCCGAGACCGCCCTGTTGGTAAACGAATCCTTTGAAAAGTTTAAATCAACCTGTATTGACAAAGGCTACCGGGACGGTCAGTTCAAGGTAAACCTCCTCATGCAGGATGAAAAACGCCATGCCCTGTTCAAGGAACTGGTACGGTAA